One Carassius carassius chromosome 20, fCarCar2.1, whole genome shotgun sequence DNA segment encodes these proteins:
- the LOC132096085 gene encoding alpha/beta hydrolase domain-containing protein 17B-like, translated as MNGLSISELCGLFCCPPCPSRIAAKLAFLPPEPTYALLPDLESTSPVTSNLGASGLRSRLTGGVAGGVAGGVAGGVAGGVAGGVAGGGGGGEGEGGGGGGGGGFGDRSGEGRWKLHLSERAEFQYSQRELDGTEVFLTPSSRGNRVGCMYIRCAPSARYTVLFSHGNAVDLGQMSSFYIGLGTRINCNIFSYDYSGYGVSTGKPSEKNLYADIDAAWHAMRSRYGISPENIILYGQSIGTVPTVDLASRYECAAVVLHSPLTSGMRVAFPDTKKTYCFDAFPNIEKVSKITSPVLIIHGTEDEVIDFSHGLALFERCPKAVEPLWVEGAGHNDIELYSQYLERLRRFISQEVAAQ; from the exons ATGAATGGCTTATCCATTAGTGAGTTGTGCGGCCTGTTCTGTTGCCCGCCATGTCCGAGCCGGATTGCAGCGAAGCTGGCCTTCCTGCCCCCGGAGCCCACCTACGCTCTTCTGCCAGACCTGGAGTCCACTTCACCTGTGACCTCTAACCTCGGAGCCTCAGGTTTGCGCTCCCGATTGACTGGAGGAGTAGCTGGAGGAGTAGCTGGAGGAGTAGCTGGAGGAGTAGCTGGAGGAGTAGCTGGAGGAGtagctggaggaggaggaggaggagaaggagaaggaggaggaggaggtggtggaggtgGTTTTGGTGACAGAAGTGGAGAAGGCCGATGGAAGCTGCACCTCTCTGAGCGAGCAGAGTTCCAGTACTCCCAGAGAGAGCTGGATGGAACCGAGGTCTTCCTCACTCCCTCCAGCCGTGGCAACAGAGTGGGATGCATGTACATCCGCTGTGCCCCATCCGCAAG GTACACTGTGCTCTTTTCTCACGGTAATGCTGTGGATCTCGGTCAGATGAGCAGCTTTTACATCGGGCTGGGCACTCGTATCAACTGCAACATCTTCTCTTATGATTATTCTGGTTATGGGGTCAGTACAGGGAAACCCTCCGAGAAAAATCTGTATGCAGACATAGATGCTGCGTGGCACGCTATGCGCTCAAG GTATGGCATCAGCCCTGAGAATATAATCCTTTATGGGCAGAGCATTGGTACCGTGCCCACCGTGGACCTGGCGTCCCGTTATGAGTGTGCTGCTGTGGTCCTTCACTCACCCCTCACCTCAGGGATGAGGGTGGCATTCCCTGACACCAAGAAGACGTACTGCTTTGACGCCTTCCCAAA TATTGAGAAGGTGTCTAAAATCACATCTCCGGTGCTCATCATCCACGGGACGGAGGATGAAGTGATTGATTTCTCTCATGGTCTGGCCCTGTTTGAGCGCTGCCCGAAGGCTGTGGAGCCGTTGTGGGTGGAAGGAGCCGGGCACAATGACATCGAGCTCTACAGCCAGTATCTGGAACGCCTGCGCCGATTCATCAGCCAGGAAGTGGCTGCACAGTAA
- the LOC132096086 gene encoding ubiquitin-conjugating enzyme E2 R2-like, which translates to MAQQSSAQVASSQKALMLEMKSLQEEPVEGFKITLVDEADLYNWEVAIFGPPNTHYEGGYFKTRIKFPIDYPYSPPTFRFLTKMWHPNIYENGDVCISILHPPVDDPQSGELPSERWNPTQNVRTILLSVISLLNEPNTFSPANVDASVMYRKWRESKGKDREYAEIIRKQVLATKAEAERDGVKVPTTLAEYCVRTRAPALDEGSDLLYDDYYDDEDLEDEDGEDCCYDEDDSGNEES; encoded by the exons ATGGCCCAGCAGAGCAGTGCTCAGGTCGCCAGCTCACAGAAAGCTTTAATGCTGGAGATGAAGTCTCTACAGGAGGAACCAGTGGAGGGTTTCAAGATCACTTTAGTGGACGAAGCTGATCTCTACAACTGGGAAGTGGCGATTTTTGGACCCCCAAATACTCACTATGAAGGGGGCTATTTCAAG ACTCGCATCAAGTTCCCGATCGATTACCCATATTCCCCACCCACGTTCAGATTCCTCACCAAGATGTGGCACCCCAACATCTATGAG AACGGGGACGTGTGCATCTCCATTCTGCATCCTCCAGTAGATGATCCACAGAGCGGAGAGCTTCCCTCAGAGAGGTGGAACCCCACACAGAACGTCAG aACTATACTGTTGAGTGTCATCTCTCTACTGAACGAACCCAACACGTTTTCTCCAGCCAACGTGGACGCCTCCGTCATGTACCGCAAATGGAGAGAGAGTAAAGGAAAAGACCGGGAATATGCAGAAATCATTAG AAAACAGGTTCTGGCCACTAAAGCCGAGGCGGAGCGGGACGGAGTGAAAGTTCCCACCACGCTGGCGGAGTATTGCGTCCGCACGCGCGCCCCTGCACTGGACGAGGGGTCCGATCTGTTATATGACGATTACTATGATGATGAGGACttggaggatgaggatggtgagGACTGTTGCTATGACGAGGACGACTCCGGAAATGAGGAATCATGA